A part of Amycolatopsis camponoti genomic DNA contains:
- a CDS encoding class I tRNA ligase family protein produces MSARTVVISPAPTANGDLHLGHIAGPFLAADVHTRYARSQGREVLLGTGFQDTSTFVVTTAHRRGVTPAELVSTSAAQISASLEAMGIGVDGYTGDDDRFTKWVVDFVARLHSAGKLELRTMKFPYSSRSGEFLVDGFASGSCPECLAECCAGLCESCGQLVAAGDLLDVRSTLDPSDPVVLREADVLVLPVERYRSRLRAHFAAHASGMRPHMAQAMAAMLARPLPDFPVTYPTSWGIEVPFPEVAGQRVNPNAEPMAWSMHCSALSAEKRSGPVSSEDALWLAGAGSEIVYFLGFDNIYPFAIAGPAMLLALDGRYDLPTRYLTNEFYELDHRKFSTSRGHVVWSRDLAAEVPRDLIRFHLAATSPEHQRTSFSRDALARVTSARLVEPWNRVADKVNRWVGLGPLPVSSRSRRAASRMASRFAESYELAGFSLNRAAETIAEQLARLDGRTVTGADAGDFCFEVDRLVRGAAPILADLASQVLGADAGVDAESFTPVALPRLREAEAGR; encoded by the coding sequence ATGAGCGCCCGGACGGTCGTCATCTCGCCCGCCCCGACGGCGAACGGCGACCTGCACCTCGGGCACATCGCCGGGCCGTTCCTGGCCGCCGACGTGCACACCCGGTACGCCCGGTCCCAGGGCCGGGAAGTGTTGCTGGGCACGGGTTTCCAGGACACGTCGACGTTCGTGGTGACGACCGCGCACCGCCGCGGCGTCACCCCGGCGGAGCTGGTCTCCACGTCGGCCGCGCAGATTTCCGCCAGCCTCGAGGCCATGGGCATCGGCGTCGACGGCTACACCGGCGACGACGACCGGTTCACCAAGTGGGTCGTCGACTTCGTCGCCCGGCTGCACTCGGCGGGCAAGCTGGAACTGCGCACGATGAAGTTCCCGTACTCGTCGCGTTCGGGCGAGTTCCTCGTGGACGGCTTCGCGTCCGGCAGCTGCCCGGAGTGCCTCGCCGAGTGCTGCGCGGGGCTCTGCGAGAGCTGCGGGCAGCTGGTCGCCGCCGGGGACCTGCTGGACGTCCGGTCCACTTTGGACCCGTCGGACCCGGTGGTGCTGCGGGAAGCCGACGTGCTCGTGCTGCCGGTCGAGCGGTACCGGTCCCGGCTGCGGGCGCATTTCGCCGCGCACGCTTCGGGGATGCGGCCGCACATGGCGCAGGCGATGGCGGCCATGCTGGCGCGGCCGTTGCCGGACTTCCCGGTGACGTACCCGACCTCGTGGGGCATCGAGGTGCCCTTCCCCGAGGTCGCGGGGCAGCGCGTCAACCCCAACGCCGAGCCGATGGCGTGGAGCATGCACTGTTCCGCGCTGTCCGCGGAGAAGCGTTCGGGCCCGGTGTCGTCGGAAGACGCGTTGTGGCTGGCCGGCGCGGGTTCGGAGATCGTGTACTTCCTCGGGTTCGACAACATCTACCCGTTCGCGATCGCCGGCCCGGCCATGCTGCTGGCGCTGGACGGCCGCTACGACCTGCCGACGCGCTACCTCACCAACGAGTTCTACGAGCTGGACCACCGGAAGTTCTCGACCAGCCGCGGGCACGTGGTGTGGAGCCGCGACTTGGCGGCGGAGGTGCCGCGCGACCTGATCCGCTTCCACCTGGCGGCGACGAGTCCCGAGCACCAGCGGACGAGCTTCAGCCGGGACGCGCTGGCGCGGGTGACTTCCGCGCGGCTCGTCGAGCCGTGGAACCGGGTGGCCGACAAGGTCAACCGGTGGGTCGGCCTCGGCCCGCTGCCGGTGTCGTCACGCTCGCGTCGCGCGGCTTCGCGGATGGCTTCGCGGTTCGCGGAGTCGTACGAGCTGGCGGGGTTCAGCCTGAACCGCGCGGCGGAGACGATCGCGGAGCAGCTGGCCCGCTTGGACGGTCGCACGGTGACGGGCGCGGACGCGGGTGACTTCTGCTTCGAGGTCGACCGCCTGGTGCGGGGAGCCGCGCCGATCCTGGCGGACCTGGCATCGCAGGTCCTGGGGGCGGACGCGGGGGTGGACGCGGAGTCGTTCACGCCCGTCGCGCTGCCCCGGCTGCGGGAAGCGGAGGCCGGGAGATGA
- a CDS encoding FAD-dependent oxidoreductase, giving the protein MSTGIRQRSAAVAVDGAPSPLSRESGHLGRSLHVKAPAGVRRDGLRVVVVGGGISGLLTSIRCVLAGHRVVLLERGPVPHPGATSFDQHRALRALVVGDRAATRRAAELHRRWRELDALLCDHLPGAGLYWRVGVLQALPPGLIPAAVATASAAGVPLRIVHPSAYPLIGFPRGSGAVFEPHAGTLLADRVLHAAARWLRHHPDAELRPGREAVAVDPDQAKVHLADGTTVPGDVVLVAAGPWTAALVDRPVALHRQTMVYLRPPAALAHAWAATPTAGGLGADGRAWLLPSVAGTLLKVSTDAVRREVTTLSGPDDDAGWAARVLAAGVVSDVDGYDVVRVKHCHYATAEGGDTGFVRVGPAAWARPASGPDGFRTAPQAADAVVAELAGEALVPSIRKDLR; this is encoded by the coding sequence ATGAGCACCGGCATCCGGCAGCGAAGCGCGGCCGTCGCGGTGGACGGTGCACCGTCGCCGCTTTCACGGGAAAGCGGCCACCTGGGCCGGAGCTTGCACGTGAAAGCTCCGGCCGGGGTGCGGCGCGACGGCCTGCGGGTCGTCGTCGTCGGTGGGGGGATCAGCGGGCTGCTCACCTCCATCCGGTGCGTGCTCGCCGGGCATCGCGTCGTCCTCCTCGAACGCGGGCCCGTGCCGCATCCCGGGGCCACCTCCTTCGACCAGCACCGGGCGCTGCGGGCGCTCGTCGTCGGGGATCGGGCCGCCACGCGGCGGGCCGCCGAGCTGCACCGGCGGTGGCGGGAGCTCGATGCCCTGCTCTGCGATCACCTGCCGGGTGCCGGGCTCTACTGGCGCGTCGGAGTGCTTCAGGCCCTGCCGCCCGGGCTCATCCCCGCGGCCGTCGCCACCGCGAGCGCCGCCGGCGTTCCGCTGCGGATCGTCCACCCGTCCGCCTACCCCCTCATCGGGTTCCCGCGGGGCAGCGGTGCCGTGTTCGAGCCGCACGCCGGGACGCTGCTCGCCGACCGCGTGCTGCACGCCGCCGCTCGCTGGCTGCGGCACCACCCGGACGCCGAGCTGCGGCCCGGCCGGGAAGCCGTCGCCGTCGACCCGGACCAGGCGAAAGTCCACCTGGCCGACGGCACGACCGTGCCCGGTGACGTCGTCCTCGTCGCGGCCGGGCCGTGGACCGCGGCGCTGGTCGACCGGCCGGTCGCGCTGCACCGGCAGACGATGGTCTACCTGCGCCCGCCCGCCGCGCTCGCCCACGCCTGGGCGGCGACGCCCACCGCGGGCGGGCTCGGCGCCGACGGGCGGGCGTGGCTGCTGCCTTCGGTGGCGGGCACGCTGCTCAAGGTGAGCACCGACGCCGTCCGGCGCGAGGTGACCACCCTCTCCGGCCCCGACGACGACGCGGGCTGGGCGGCACGCGTCCTCGCGGCCGGCGTCGTGTCCGATGTGGACGGTTACGACGTCGTGCGCGTCAAGCACTGCCACTACGCCACCGCCGAAGGCGGCGACACGGGCTTCGTCCGCGTCGGGCCCGCCGCCTGGGCCCGCCCGGCCAGCGGCCCCGACGGCTTCCGCACCGCTCCGCAGGCCGCGGACGCCGTCGTCGCCGAGCTCGCCGGCGAAGCCCTCGTTCCCTCCATCCGAAAGGACCTTCGATGA
- a CDS encoding ATP-grasp domain-containing protein, whose translation MNPNPGALLVIGSGLKLYREYLVRSVAARAREAGLRLVLINNLKPTWQHEYFDDITVVNVFDHVLLTETARELATHYSVAGVLCWDEPLVMPAAELAAEFGVPGLSIPGVHGCRDKHSCRVRLTAAGLPQPGFHLAVDLHDARAAVTRIGFPVVVKPRALGASMGVSLARDAGEFDAAYRVAHEASLVGDEPYRGGAIIEGFADGPEISIDGAVHKGEYLPMFIARKSTGMPPFFEETGHLVDAGDPLLRDEELLRVLTEAHRVLGIENGITHTEVRLTTNGPVIIEVNGRLGGDLIPLLGKTATGIDPGSVLFDVATGQRPDVTPTRSGVAGIRFGYPDHDCVVHSVEVPWDAPGLVMASPMVEPGTTLRLPPGGYIARHSFVACEADDAETCRQRLAQAASLVEVEAVEIEPPPAGTTLAMPAGLLDVDE comes from the coding sequence ATGAACCCGAACCCGGGCGCGCTGCTCGTCATCGGCAGCGGCCTCAAGCTCTACCGCGAATACCTCGTCCGATCCGTCGCCGCCCGCGCCCGCGAAGCCGGGCTGCGGCTGGTCCTGATCAACAACCTCAAGCCGACCTGGCAGCACGAGTACTTCGACGACATCACCGTGGTCAACGTCTTCGACCACGTGCTGCTCACCGAGACCGCGCGCGAGCTGGCGACGCACTACAGCGTGGCCGGCGTGCTCTGCTGGGACGAGCCGCTGGTCATGCCCGCGGCCGAGCTGGCCGCCGAGTTCGGCGTGCCCGGCCTCAGCATCCCCGGCGTGCACGGTTGCCGCGACAAGCACAGCTGCCGCGTCCGGCTCACCGCCGCCGGCCTGCCGCAGCCCGGCTTCCACCTGGCCGTCGACCTCCACGACGCCCGCGCGGCGGTCACCCGCATCGGTTTCCCGGTGGTCGTCAAGCCCCGCGCGCTCGGCGCCAGCATGGGCGTCTCCCTCGCCCGCGACGCGGGGGAGTTCGACGCCGCCTACCGCGTCGCGCACGAGGCCAGCCTCGTCGGCGACGAGCCCTACCGCGGCGGCGCGATCATCGAGGGCTTCGCCGACGGTCCCGAGATCAGCATCGACGGCGCCGTCCACAAGGGCGAGTACCTGCCGATGTTCATCGCCCGCAAGAGCACCGGGATGCCGCCGTTCTTCGAGGAGACCGGTCACCTCGTCGACGCGGGCGACCCGCTGCTGCGCGACGAAGAGCTGCTGCGCGTCCTGACCGAAGCGCACCGCGTGCTCGGCATCGAGAACGGCATCACCCACACCGAAGTCCGGCTCACGACGAACGGCCCGGTGATCATCGAGGTCAACGGGCGCCTCGGCGGCGACCTCATCCCGTTGCTCGGCAAGACGGCCACCGGCATCGACCCGGGCAGCGTGCTGTTCGACGTCGCCACCGGCCAGCGCCCGGACGTCACCCCGACGCGGTCCGGGGTCGCCGGCATCCGGTTCGGCTACCCGGACCACGACTGCGTCGTGCACTCGGTCGAGGTGCCGTGGGACGCCCCCGGCCTGGTCATGGCCTCGCCCATGGTCGAGCCGGGCACCACGCTGCGGCTGCCGCCGGGCGGGTACATCGCGCGGCACTCGTTCGTCGCGTGCGAGGCGGACGACGCCGAGACGTGCCGTCAGCGGCTGGCGCAGGCGGCCTCGCTCGTCGAGGTGGAGGCCGTCGAGATCGAACCGCCGCCCGCCGGCACCACCCTGGCGATGCCGGCCGGACTCCTGGACGTGGACGAATGA
- a CDS encoding FAD-binding oxidoreductase, with product MTTWDGLRGLGELRFVGDPGFAAAAPVNRRFAATRPAAVLTVTSAAGVARAVEWARAESVPLAVRGGGHSYAGHSTGPGLVLDLGRLSGIRVDRGTGLVTVGGATPMKALYAGLRPWDLTFPLGNSDTVGIGGLTLGGGVTTISRAHGLTCDALVSTDVVLADGSLVTASATENPDLFWACRGGGGGTFGVNTSFTFRARPAPSGSTCVVLWAWPHAVEVLAVMQEIMLAAPEEFSARIGIARSAGEDGVVSVVGHHLGPASELWELLAPAFAVAAPDRVDIEDRDFWDAASFLHHSSEGGAFAVRTRCTPHAIADAGLEALVRAVEKWPGSGNPDGAGAALFAWGGAIGRVPVADTAFPHRDTKFLLSLDTSWTERDAPGVVAANLDWLHALHAETGEFAPDASYVNFTDPDLEDWRGAYYGPNAARLAEVKRRYDPDRFFSHPQGF from the coding sequence ATGACGACGTGGGACGGCCTGCGCGGCCTGGGCGAACTCCGGTTCGTCGGCGACCCCGGCTTCGCCGCCGCGGCGCCGGTGAACCGGCGGTTCGCCGCCACCCGGCCCGCGGCGGTGCTGACCGTGACGAGCGCGGCCGGCGTCGCCCGGGCCGTCGAGTGGGCCCGCGCGGAGTCCGTGCCGCTCGCGGTCCGCGGCGGCGGGCACAGCTACGCGGGCCACTCGACGGGCCCCGGCCTGGTGCTCGACCTCGGGCGGCTGTCCGGGATCCGCGTCGACCGCGGCACCGGGCTGGTCACCGTCGGCGGCGCGACGCCGATGAAGGCGCTCTACGCCGGGTTGCGGCCGTGGGACCTGACCTTCCCGCTCGGCAACTCCGACACCGTCGGCATCGGCGGCCTGACCCTCGGCGGCGGCGTCACGACGATCTCCCGCGCGCACGGCCTGACGTGCGACGCCCTGGTCTCGACCGACGTCGTGCTCGCTGACGGCTCGCTGGTCACGGCGTCGGCCACGGAGAACCCGGACCTGTTCTGGGCCTGCCGAGGCGGCGGGGGCGGCACCTTCGGCGTCAACACGAGTTTCACGTTCCGGGCGCGCCCCGCGCCGTCCGGCTCGACGTGCGTCGTGCTCTGGGCGTGGCCGCACGCGGTCGAGGTCCTCGCGGTGATGCAGGAGATCATGCTCGCCGCGCCGGAGGAGTTCTCCGCGCGGATCGGCATCGCGCGCTCGGCGGGTGAGGACGGCGTCGTTTCCGTGGTGGGCCACCACCTCGGACCGGCCTCGGAGCTGTGGGAGCTGCTGGCGCCGGCCTTCGCCGTCGCGGCTCCCGACCGCGTCGACATCGAAGACCGGGACTTCTGGGACGCGGCGTCCTTCCTGCACCACAGCAGCGAAGGCGGGGCGTTCGCCGTCCGCACGCGCTGCACCCCGCACGCGATCGCGGACGCCGGGCTGGAGGCGCTGGTCCGGGCCGTCGAGAAGTGGCCCGGCAGCGGCAACCCCGACGGCGCCGGGGCCGCGTTGTTCGCGTGGGGCGGGGCGATCGGCCGGGTCCCGGTGGCGGACACCGCGTTCCCGCACCGCGACACGAAGTTCCTGCTCAGCCTGGACACCTCGTGGACCGAGCGGGACGCGCCCGGCGTCGTCGCGGCGAACCTGGACTGGCTGCACGCACTGCACGCCGAGACGGGCGAGTTCGCGCCGGACGCGTCGTACGTCAACTTCACCGATCCGGACCTCGAAGACTGGCGCGGCGCCTACTACGGCCCGAACGCCGCCCGGCTCGCCGAGGTCAAGCGCCGGTACGACCCGGACCGGTTCTTCTCGCACCCGCAGGGGTTCTGA
- a CDS encoding flavin reductase family protein, translating into MAPDLRGAMRTFATGVCVATTYRDTPGGRRHDAVTVNSLGSISLDPPLVSLSFRKESAFLADLLDAGRWVVSILPADARDVARRFAGPRAARASEIAVLEAKPGSLTGALVLEGASWLECALAEKIDLGDHTLVVGEVLATGHDRHAPALVFVHGGYHAVTDPRAVSGPGQWGEAL; encoded by the coding sequence ATGGCTCCCGATCTCCGTGGCGCGATGCGCACCTTCGCGACCGGCGTGTGCGTCGCCACGACGTACCGCGACACCCCCGGCGGCCGGCGGCACGACGCCGTCACCGTCAACTCCCTGGGGTCGATCTCCCTCGACCCGCCGCTGGTTTCGCTGTCCTTCCGCAAGGAGTCGGCGTTCCTGGCGGACCTGCTGGACGCCGGCCGCTGGGTGGTGTCGATCCTGCCGGCGGACGCGCGCGACGTGGCCCGCCGGTTCGCCGGCCCGCGTGCGGCGCGGGCGTCCGAAATCGCCGTCCTGGAAGCGAAGCCGGGGTCGCTCACCGGGGCGCTCGTGCTCGAGGGCGCGAGCTGGCTGGAATGCGCCCTGGCCGAGAAGATCGACCTGGGCGACCACACCCTGGTCGTCGGCGAGGTGCTGGCCACGGGCCACGACCGGCACGCGCCGGCGCTGGTGTTCGTGCACGGCGGCTACCACGCGGTCACCGATCCGCGCGCCGTTTCCGGGCCGGGCCAGTGGGGCGAAGCGCTGTAG
- a CDS encoding radical SAM protein yields MSGEAMRWSGQRTDRVDEGTLPGLARLTGFVRSVRTPEFRDVTFHEVLAKSALNHVPADARMLPGEYTINPYRGCTHACQYCFARNTHTRLGLNIAGDFDNEIIVKTNIVEVLRGELARKRKLPPRVAFGTNTDVYQRAEGRYELMPGIIDALAGHRVPFSVLTKGPLIRRDLDHLARAAGRTTVHLGVSLSMLDEELQQSVEFGTATTTARLATVRAIRDAGLECTVFLSPILPHLSDSVSQLESLVAAVAAAGATDVLYHPLYLSSGVKDVFFAWLRRSYPALVGEYTKLYSSGSETSYRHEIGARIRPLIAKYGFPEPSKEIEDKFALNGRRGRPPQEEPAQATLF; encoded by the coding sequence GTGAGTGGAGAAGCGATGCGCTGGAGCGGCCAGCGCACGGACCGGGTCGACGAAGGAACGCTGCCGGGCCTGGCCCGGCTGACCGGGTTCGTGCGCAGCGTCCGCACGCCGGAGTTCCGGGATGTGACGTTCCACGAGGTGCTCGCGAAGAGCGCGTTGAACCACGTGCCGGCGGACGCGCGCATGCTGCCGGGCGAGTACACGATCAACCCGTACCGCGGCTGCACCCACGCGTGTCAGTACTGCTTCGCGCGCAACACGCACACGCGTCTCGGCCTGAACATCGCCGGCGACTTCGACAACGAGATCATCGTCAAGACGAACATCGTGGAGGTGCTGCGGGGCGAGCTGGCCCGCAAGCGCAAGCTCCCGCCGAGGGTGGCGTTCGGCACGAACACGGACGTCTACCAGCGCGCGGAGGGCCGGTACGAGCTGATGCCGGGCATCATCGACGCCCTGGCGGGGCACCGGGTGCCGTTCTCGGTCCTGACCAAGGGGCCGCTGATCCGCCGGGACCTCGATCACCTGGCCCGGGCCGCCGGGCGGACGACGGTGCACCTGGGCGTGTCGCTGTCGATGCTGGACGAGGAGCTCCAGCAGTCGGTGGAGTTCGGCACGGCGACGACGACGGCCCGGCTGGCGACGGTCCGCGCGATCCGCGACGCGGGGCTGGAGTGCACGGTGTTCCTGTCGCCGATCCTGCCGCACCTGTCGGATTCGGTCTCGCAGCTGGAGTCCTTGGTGGCGGCGGTGGCCGCCGCCGGGGCGACGGACGTGTTGTACCACCCGCTGTACTTGTCGAGCGGGGTGAAGGACGTGTTCTTCGCTTGGCTGCGGCGGTCGTACCCGGCGTTGGTGGGGGAGTACACGAAGCTGTACTCGTCCGGGTCGGAGACGTCCTACCGGCACGAGATCGGGGCCCGGATCCGGCCGCTGATCGCGAAGTACGGGTTCCCGGAGCCCAGCAAGGAGATCGAGGACAAGTTCGCGTTGAACGGCCGGCGGGGTCGGCCACCGCAGGAGGAACCGGCCCAGGCCACGCTGTTCTGA
- a CDS encoding MerR family transcriptional regulator, translating to MLEVKPIPEAGLTIAEAARRSGVSAHTLRYYERAGLVVTRVDRTSGGRRRYRKLDLDWIKICTKLRATGMPIKVIRRYAELVGAGHGNEQERLALLESHRDDVLTRLAELEENLRLIDRKIGVYRGRLAAGDADGLWAPGGTR from the coding sequence GTGCTCGAAGTCAAACCGATCCCCGAGGCCGGGCTGACCATCGCCGAGGCGGCGCGCCGCTCCGGGGTCAGCGCGCACACGCTGCGCTACTACGAACGAGCCGGCCTGGTGGTCACGCGGGTCGACCGCACTTCGGGCGGCCGGCGCCGGTACCGGAAGCTCGACCTGGACTGGATCAAGATCTGCACCAAGCTGCGGGCCACCGGCATGCCGATCAAGGTGATCCGCCGCTACGCGGAGCTGGTCGGCGCGGGCCACGGGAACGAGCAGGAACGGTTGGCACTGCTGGAGTCCCACCGCGACGACGTCCTGACCCGGCTGGCGGAGCTGGAGGAGAACCTGCGGCTGATCGACCGGAAGATCGGGGTTTACCGGGGACGTCTGGCCGCCGGGGACGCCGACGGCCTGTGGGCGCCGGGCGGTACCCGGTAG